The following are encoded in a window of Lactobacillus acidophilus genomic DNA:
- a CDS encoding NAD(P)/FAD-dependent oxidoreductase — protein MHGLNTIVFDSLSEVGGQPQMLYPFKQINDIPAYNSISGTDLIQKLKHDIKNETEIITNHKVVDVTKQSDGFIIDNIIYARSIIIATGAGAFKPKELPLKISDEIKEKIHYFVKDPSQFKNQTIGVFGGGDSALDLALEVAKYANVKLIHRRDQFRGLESNVKKLKSLKNVEILTPYLPKKIELINNQLDISLKKMGVEQLRNVQLDQIVVAYGFRANNRFAKKWGINLEQSNIPVDPTMKTNIDGIYAAGDVVTYPGRVPLIALGFGEAQIAITSIMRNLFPEKSLTIHSTSI, from the coding sequence TTGCATGGGTTAAATACTATAGTTTTTGATTCATTATCTGAAGTCGGTGGACAGCCACAGATGCTATATCCTTTTAAGCAAATTAACGATATTCCTGCATATAATTCAATTAGTGGAACAGATTTAATTCAAAAGCTAAAACACGATATCAAAAATGAAACTGAAATTATTACCAATCATAAAGTTGTAGATGTAACTAAACAAAGCGATGGATTTATCATTGATAATATAATTTATGCACGCAGCATTATCATTGCAACAGGTGCCGGTGCTTTTAAGCCTAAGGAATTACCTCTAAAAATCAGCGATGAAATAAAAGAAAAAATTCATTATTTTGTTAAAGATCCTAGTCAATTTAAAAATCAAACTATTGGTGTTTTCGGTGGCGGCGATTCAGCACTAGATTTAGCTCTTGAAGTAGCAAAATATGCGAATGTTAAACTTATTCACCGTAGAGACCAATTTCGCGGTCTTGAATCAAACGTAAAAAAATTAAAATCTTTAAAAAACGTTGAAATTCTAACACCGTATCTTCCTAAAAAAATTGAATTGATCAATAATCAATTAGACATTAGTCTTAAAAAAATGGGTGTTGAGCAATTAAGAAACGTACAATTAGATCAAATTGTTGTAGCTTATGGTTTTAGAGCAAATAATAGATTTGCTAAAAAATGGGGTATCAATTTAGAGCAATCAAATATTCCCGTAGATCCAACTATGAAGACAAATATCGATGGGATTTATGCTGCTGGAGACGTAGTTACTTATCCCGGACGTGTTCCCTTGATAGCTTTAGGATTTGGTGAGGCCCAAATTGCAATTACATCTATCATGCGCAATCTTTTCCCAGAAAAAAGCTTAACAATCCATTCAACTAGCATTTAG
- a CDS encoding TIGR01906 family membrane protein: MISKDNVFSIIYHFFFALSSSVVGAILASWPLLFIFMVVQKTYETVHMSLFKVMHNYNQLMVYLVWPLKNKLKMDNFPTSPNAAEHFADCKNLFILTILVFIICLLLHFIFKKQNKKALLNLDKSAALILLLLPIIIFPFAITNFDSFFVIFHHVLFNNNDWLFDPNTDPIINVLTEGFFASCFAVAGIIYELYFAEKLLRK, from the coding sequence ATGATTAGCAAAGATAATGTTTTTTCGATCATTTATCATTTCTTTTTTGCACTTTCAAGTAGTGTAGTCGGTGCAATTTTAGCAAGTTGGCCACTTCTTTTTATATTTATGGTTGTACAAAAGACTTATGAGACCGTTCATATGTCTTTATTTAAGGTTATGCACAATTATAATCAGCTAATGGTATATTTGGTCTGGCCTTTAAAAAATAAGCTTAAAATGGATAATTTTCCCACTTCGCCTAATGCTGCCGAACATTTTGCAGACTGTAAAAATTTGTTTATTTTAACAATTTTGGTTTTCATTATTTGTTTACTGTTACATTTCATTTTTAAAAAGCAAAATAAAAAAGCACTGCTCAATTTGGATAAATCAGCGGCACTTATTTTATTGCTATTACCAATTATTATTTTTCCATTTGCTATTACCAATTTTGATAGTTTTTTTGTAATTTTTCACCACGTTTTATTTAATAATAATGATTGGCTATTTGATCCAAATACAGATCCAATTATTAATGTCTTAACAGAAGGCTTTTTTGCCTCTTGTTTTGCAGTAGCCGGAATTATTTATGAATTATATTTTGCAGAAAAATTATTGAGAAAATAA
- the secG gene encoding preprotein translocase subunit SecG: MYNLVMTLLIIVSILIIIATMMQPQKQQDALNALSGGAVFSAQTKKRGFEAFMEKVTSVLLVLFFAFAIILAYMSSK, translated from the coding sequence TTGTATAATTTAGTTATGACGCTACTAATCATTGTTTCAATCTTAATTATTATTGCAACAATGATGCAGCCACAAAAACAACAAGATGCATTAAACGCCTTATCTGGCGGTGCCGTTTTTAGTGCTCAAACCAAAAAACGTGGTTTTGAAGCATTTATGGAAAAAGTAACCTCAGTTTTATTGGTTCTCTTTTTTGCCTTTGCTATTATCTTAGCTTATATGTCTTCAAAATAA
- a CDS encoding glycosyltransferase family 4 protein yields MIRINMFSQADSVKGQGVGSAYNELIKLLRTRLVDEFYVTINRYGNSDLTHYHTINPTYFVNSFSPARGRKIGYVHFLPDTLDGSLKLPGIAKNVVYDYVIDFYKRMDQIVVVNPIFIDKLVDYGIERDRVKYIPNFVSKEEFYEESLASKNAFRHELKIPLDKFVVFGDGQVQERKGIDDFVKMAKANPDVQFIWAGGFSFGKITDGYNHYKEMVDNPPENLIFTGIVDRTKLVKYLNIADLFVLPSYDELFPMSVLEAFSCGTPVLLRDLDLYKAIIDGYYMSGKDFSEMNQILQNVIKNPQLLKKYSDLSLKASQEYSEERLAKIWNEFYHEQYKLGKELGQIH; encoded by the coding sequence ATGATTAGAATTAATATGTTCTCACAAGCTGATTCAGTTAAAGGTCAAGGAGTGGGCTCAGCCTACAATGAATTGATCAAATTATTGAGAACCCGCTTAGTAGATGAGTTTTATGTAACAATTAATAGATATGGTAATAGTGATTTAACGCACTATCATACAATTAATCCAACTTATTTCGTAAATAGTTTTTCACCTGCTCGTGGAAGAAAAATAGGATATGTTCACTTTTTGCCTGATACATTAGATGGATCGCTTAAGTTGCCGGGAATAGCTAAAAATGTGGTTTATGATTACGTGATTGATTTTTATAAGCGAATGGATCAAATCGTAGTTGTAAATCCAATTTTTATTGATAAATTGGTTGATTATGGCATTGAACGCGATAGGGTTAAATACATTCCTAATTTTGTTTCTAAAGAAGAATTTTATGAAGAATCATTGGCAAGTAAGAATGCCTTTCGACATGAATTAAAGATTCCACTTGATAAGTTTGTTGTTTTTGGTGATGGACAAGTTCAAGAACGTAAAGGAATTGATGATTTTGTAAAAATGGCTAAAGCTAATCCAGATGTTCAGTTTATTTGGGCTGGTGGATTTTCGTTTGGCAAAATTACAGATGGATATAATCACTATAAAGAAATGGTGGATAATCCACCTGAAAATTTGATTTTTACAGGAATCGTAGATCGTACAAAATTAGTTAAGTATTTGAATATTGCTGATTTATTTGTTTTACCATCATACGATGAACTATTCCCAATGTCTGTTCTTGAAGCGTTTAGTTGTGGGACACCAGTGCTTTTGCGCGATCTTGACTTATATAAGGCAATTATTGATGGCTATTATATGAGTGGAAAAGACTTTAGTGAAATGAATCAAATTTTGCAAAACGTAATTAAAAATCCACAATTATTGAAAAAATATAGTGATTTATCGTTGAAGGCCAGCCAAGAATATTCAGAAGAACGATTAGCTAAAATTTGGAATGAATTTTATCATGAGCAATATAAATTGGGCAAAGAACTAGGACAAATTCATTAA
- a CDS encoding lysylphosphatidylglycerol synthase transmembrane domain-containing protein — translation MNKKHMWGILVVLAISVFVLYTDLKSTPLSDILKAAHGLNVGALIMVFCLMLLSYVCEAGILAVLAHRKSEPKRSAWSFLRIPIIQALFNAITPMSTGGQPSQLAAMIQMGMEGGRSTSILLMKFIIYQIVVLFAYVFTILFGFHMVMTKFAGLAIFIAIGFLIHVSSIIFLLAIMFAYRFTKRTTNWIMDLLAKFMKKERVEKWRTATLEKIDTFYAESQKLKKEKKKLIMASILTILQLLFFYSIPFMILSALNVPCSWLSVTQMNIMIIMFMAIIPIPGASGGAEYSFQTLFSTFISTHGALILAMFIWRFSTYFFGMILGIFGWIFKPKKIKSSESN, via the coding sequence ATGAATAAAAAACATATGTGGGGCATCTTGGTTGTTTTGGCAATCAGTGTCTTTGTACTTTATACAGATCTAAAGTCTACACCATTATCTGACATTTTGAAGGCTGCTCATGGCTTGAATGTTGGAGCATTGATAATGGTGTTTTGCTTAATGCTTTTGTCTTATGTATGCGAAGCAGGAATTCTTGCCGTTTTAGCACATCGAAAATCAGAGCCTAAGCGATCGGCATGGTCTTTTTTACGTATCCCTATTATTCAAGCACTATTTAATGCGATAACTCCTATGTCTACAGGAGGACAGCCTTCGCAACTTGCAGCTATGATTCAAATGGGAATGGAAGGTGGTCGATCGACTTCTATTTTGTTAATGAAATTTATTATTTATCAAATAGTTGTTTTATTTGCCTATGTATTTACCATTTTATTTGGTTTCCATATGGTAATGACCAAGTTTGCAGGTCTCGCTATTTTTATTGCAATTGGCTTTTTAATCCATGTCAGTTCAATTATCTTTTTGTTGGCAATTATGTTTGCCTATCGCTTTACTAAAAGAACTACTAATTGGATTATGGATTTATTGGCTAAATTTATGAAAAAAGAACGCGTTGAAAAATGGCGTACGGCAACTTTAGAAAAAATAGATACATTTTATGCTGAAAGCCAAAAGTTAAAAAAAGAGAAGAAGAAGTTAATTATGGCTTCGATTTTAACGATTCTACAATTACTCTTTTTCTACTCAATTCCATTTATGATTTTGTCAGCTCTTAATGTTCCATGTTCATGGCTTAGTGTTACGCAGATGAATATTATGATTATTATGTTTATGGCAATTATTCCAATTCCAGGCGCATCCGGTGGAGCAGAATATAGTTTTCAGACGTTATTTTCAACATTTATTTCTACGCATGGTGCCTTAATTTTGGCAATGTTTATCTGGCGTTTTTCAACTTATTTCTTTGGAATGATCTTAGGAATATTTGGTTGGATTTTTAAGCCTAAAAAGATAAAAAGCTCAGAAAGTAATTAA
- a CDS encoding LTA synthase family protein, with the protein MERTKSFFKWLTQTKLGFFTIVLVLFWLKTYYIYLTKFNLGAVGPMQQFLLLINPIPSGMLLLGIGLFFKGRKSYWIILIIDFLLTLWLFSNILYYREFSNFLSFSIIKTSGSTSDNLGKSIAGITLASDFLAFLDIAVIIALLATKVIKMDVRPLKLKVSLLIEFLALSLMGLNLLMAQKDRSGLLTRTFDNNYIVKYLGINEYAIYDGYKTAQTSAQMAKANVSDLKSVRNYLNANKVKPNPEYTGVAKGKNVLVIHLESFQQFLIGYKWKGKEVTPNLNKIYHQKDTISFDNFFNQVGQGKTSDAEMMLENSLYGLQSGSAMSTYGTSNTFESAPAILHQQAGYTTAVMHGGAGSFWNRNNAYKSFGYQYFMPLSFYENKPSYYIGYGLKDKIFFDQSIKYIERLPQPFYLKMITVTNHYPYDIDKKNQSIAKTNTGDETVDGYVQTAHYLDQAIGELMSWMKKTGLDKKTLIVFYGDHYGISGNHHKASAQLLKKKSFNDFDNLQFQRVPLMFHMKGLKGGINHTYGGEIDVLPTLLNLLGIKDSDTIQFGYDLLSKNAPQIVAQRNGDFITPEYSKVGSDYYYTKTGKRIKPNKKLKAELTAISNTVTTQLSLSDRVINGNLLRFYRPKWFTKVKPKDYDYNKEPSLKRLFNDPSKTSLWYQNHKKTTQKDFKTDAPELKK; encoded by the coding sequence ATGGAACGTACCAAATCTTTTTTTAAATGGTTGACGCAAACTAAGCTGGGATTTTTTACAATAGTTTTAGTATTGTTTTGGCTAAAAACATATTATATTTATTTAACTAAGTTCAACTTGGGTGCAGTTGGTCCTATGCAGCAATTTTTGCTTTTAATTAACCCTATTCCATCAGGGATGCTGCTACTAGGTATTGGCCTATTTTTTAAGGGACGAAAATCTTATTGGATTATTCTGATAATCGATTTTTTATTAACGCTGTGGCTTTTTTCTAATATTTTATATTATCGAGAATTTTCTAATTTCTTGTCTTTTTCAATTATTAAGACATCAGGATCGACATCCGATAATCTGGGAAAAAGTATTGCAGGAATAACTTTAGCAAGTGATTTTTTAGCATTTTTGGATATTGCAGTTATTATTGCGTTATTAGCTACTAAAGTTATTAAAATGGATGTGCGTCCATTAAAGTTAAAAGTGAGTCTTTTAATTGAATTTTTGGCACTTAGTTTAATGGGACTTAATTTATTGATGGCCCAAAAAGATAGATCAGGTCTTTTAACTAGAACCTTTGATAATAACTATATTGTTAAATATCTAGGAATTAATGAATACGCTATTTATGATGGATATAAAACAGCCCAAACAAGCGCCCAAATGGCTAAGGCAAACGTATCTGATTTAAAATCTGTACGTAATTATTTAAATGCAAACAAGGTAAAACCTAATCCAGAATATACGGGTGTAGCAAAAGGAAAAAACGTTTTAGTTATTCACCTTGAAAGTTTTCAACAATTTTTAATTGGCTATAAATGGAAGGGTAAAGAAGTAACACCTAATTTAAATAAAATATATCATCAAAAAGATACGATTAGCTTTGATAATTTCTTTAACCAGGTAGGACAAGGTAAAACTTCAGATGCTGAAATGATGTTAGAAAATTCATTATATGGTTTGCAGTCTGGGTCAGCTATGTCTACTTATGGCACGTCAAATACGTTTGAAAGTGCACCAGCGATTTTGCACCAACAAGCAGGTTATACTACTGCAGTAATGCATGGTGGTGCAGGATCGTTCTGGAATAGAAATAATGCATATAAATCATTTGGTTATCAATATTTTATGCCATTATCATTTTATGAAAATAAACCCAGCTATTATATTGGATATGGTTTAAAAGATAAGATTTTCTTTGATCAATCAATTAAATATATTGAACGTTTACCACAGCCATTTTATTTAAAGATGATCACAGTAACTAATCATTATCCATACGATATTGACAAGAAGAATCAATCCATTGCTAAGACTAATACTGGGGATGAAACTGTTGATGGTTACGTTCAAACAGCGCATTATCTTGATCAAGCAATTGGAGAACTAATGAGCTGGATGAAGAAGACTGGACTAGATAAAAAGACATTGATTGTCTTTTATGGCGATCACTATGGTATTTCTGGAAATCACCATAAAGCTAGTGCACAACTTCTTAAGAAAAAATCATTTAATGATTTTGATAATTTGCAGTTTCAAAGAGTGCCTTTAATGTTTCATATGAAAGGATTAAAGGGTGGAATAAATCATACTTATGGTGGTGAAATTGATGTTTTACCAACTTTGTTAAATTTACTCGGTATTAAAGATAGCGATACTATTCAATTTGGCTACGATTTACTTAGCAAAAACGCACCCCAAATTGTAGCCCAAAGAAATGGAGACTTTATTACACCAGAATATTCAAAAGTTGGTAGCGATTATTATTACACTAAGACTGGTAAAAGAATTAAGCCTAATAAGAAATTAAAAGCTGAATTGACGGCAATTTCTAACACTGTGACAACGCAGCTTTCTTTATCAGATCGTGTAATTAACGGTAATTTATTACGGTTTTATCGTCCTAAGTGGTTTACTAAGGTTAAGCCAAAAGACTACGATTATAATAAGGAACCATCGTTAAAACGTTTATTTAATGATCCAAGTAAAACGTCTCTATGGTATCAAAATCATAAAAAGACGACGCAAAAAGATTTTAAAACTGATGCGCCTGAGTTGAAAAAATAA
- a CDS encoding glycosyltransferase family 4 protein, which produces MNIGLYTDTYFPQISGVATSIRTLKDALERQGHNVFIFTTTDPNVEKGTVEPNVFRFSSIPFVSFTDRRIAFRGLFEATKVAKEVNLDIVHTQTEFALGTIGKYVAHQLDIPAIHTYHTMYEDYLHYILNGHLLRPYHVKQFVKSYLKNMDGCIAPSGRVEDLLKRYGVQIPIRVIPTGVDLQGMNGDAERDVRQELGIDKDAPVILTLSRIAAEKKINHILNVMPAIVEEFPNIKFVIAGDGPDVKVLKEQVERLTLEDYVLFVGNVDHGDVGNYYRMADLFVSASDTETQGLTYIEALAAGTPCVVYDTDYTENIFDNDVFGRTFVTQKEMLQEIIELLKKGHNRIPQDLLQNKLQKISSEQFATNVHDFYKYAIDHYQPKHEEI; this is translated from the coding sequence ATGAATATTGGTCTTTATACCGATACATATTTTCCCCAAATAAGTGGCGTAGCTACTTCTATTAGGACGCTAAAAGATGCGCTTGAAAGACAGGGGCATAATGTATTTATTTTTACAACTACAGATCCAAATGTAGAAAAGGGCACTGTTGAGCCAAATGTTTTTCGTTTTAGCAGTATACCTTTTGTTTCATTCACAGATCGTAGAATTGCATTTAGAGGCTTATTTGAAGCAACTAAGGTAGCTAAGGAAGTAAATTTGGATATTGTACATACACAAACTGAATTTGCTTTAGGTACAATTGGCAAATATGTAGCCCACCAATTAGATATTCCTGCAATTCATACTTATCACACAATGTATGAAGATTATTTGCATTATATTTTAAATGGTCACTTATTGCGACCATATCATGTTAAACAATTCGTAAAAAGCTATTTAAAAAATATGGATGGCTGTATTGCCCCAAGTGGACGTGTAGAAGATTTGTTAAAGCGATATGGCGTGCAAATTCCAATTAGGGTAATTCCTACTGGAGTAGATTTGCAGGGAATGAATGGCGATGCTGAACGTGATGTACGTCAGGAATTAGGAATCGACAAAGATGCTCCTGTAATTTTAACTTTAAGTAGAATTGCAGCAGAAAAGAAAATAAATCATATTCTTAATGTGATGCCAGCAATTGTAGAAGAATTTCCAAATATTAAATTTGTAATTGCCGGTGATGGACCTGATGTTAAAGTGCTGAAAGAACAAGTTGAACGTTTAACTTTAGAAGATTATGTTTTATTTGTCGGTAACGTTGATCATGGAGATGTAGGCAATTATTATCGAATGGCCGATCTTTTTGTTTCTGCCAGTGACACTGAAACCCAAGGTCTTACTTATATAGAAGCTTTGGCTGCAGGTACACCATGTGTAGTTTACGACACTGATTACACTGAAAATATTTTTGATAATGATGTCTTTGGACGTACTTTTGTTACACAGAAGGAAATGTTGCAAGAAATTATTGAATTATTGAAAAAAGGACACAATAGAATTCCACAAGATCTTTTACAAAATAAATTGCAGAAGATTTCATCGGAGCAATTTGCTACAAATGTCCATGATTTTTATAAATACGCGATTGATCATTATCAACCTAAACATGAAGAAATATAA
- a CDS encoding VTT domain-containing protein, with protein sequence MALIDFILHIDDHLVTIVNQFGGWSYLILFAIIFIETGLVVFPFLPGDSLIFAASAMAANSRYGLNIWFIYFVVAIAAIVGDTVNYEIGAWSARAGEKHNWFNKLINKNNRLAAEKFFERHGPITIVIGRFIPFIRTFVPFVSGGSKMHYGKFITYNVLGGLLWTGLFTIIGFFFGNIPFVKDHFSMIVIAIILVSVVPIAIVALKKKLSLKKEFH encoded by the coding sequence ATGGCTTTAATTGATTTTATTTTACACATTGATGATCACTTAGTTACGATCGTTAATCAATTTGGCGGATGGTCTTATTTAATTCTTTTCGCTATCATTTTTATTGAAACTGGATTGGTAGTTTTTCCATTTTTGCCCGGAGATTCTCTTATCTTCGCAGCAAGCGCTATGGCCGCCAACTCTAGATATGGTTTAAATATTTGGTTTATTTATTTTGTAGTAGCAATCGCAGCAATAGTCGGAGATACTGTTAACTATGAAATTGGTGCCTGGTCTGCCCGAGCCGGAGAGAAACACAATTGGTTTAACAAGTTAATCAATAAAAATAATCGGTTAGCAGCTGAGAAATTTTTCGAGCGCCATGGTCCAATTACAATCGTTATTGGTAGATTCATTCCATTTATTCGTACTTTTGTTCCATTTGTATCTGGCGGAAGCAAAATGCACTATGGAAAATTTATCACCTATAATGTTTTAGGTGGTTTGCTTTGGACTGGTTTATTTACAATCATCGGCTTTTTCTTTGGTAATATTCCATTTGTCAAAGATCACTTCTCAATGATAGTAATAGCAATTATCTTAGTTTCAGTCGTTCCAATTGCAATCGTAGCATTGAAGAAGAAATTATCACTAAAAAAAGAGTTCCATTAG
- the rnr gene encoding ribonuclease R, producing the protein MAQNEKILAGVLEIFRHNPQKQYRVDQIEREARRERLGNFTELIKALSFLEHEKKIITDGKGQYQLAKENTIVEGIFKANDKGFGFVKLDDEEADDVFVAADYTKYAIDGDRVKVKITAGGNPWNGKGPEGQVEEILERGIDSLVGEFHPLTDEQKKVSHFIGYALSNNKKLHKYRVYLSENGLIPQMGDMVKVSIKDYPEEDYPESMTGAVINIIGNKNDPGVDIMSIVSAHDVRTEWPEDAMKQANAIPDHVTEGDKKGRVDITDQPAVTIDGDDSKDFDDAVVVWKLPNGNYHLGVHIADVSHYVTENTPLNDEAFARGNSTYLVDRVIPMLPFRLSNGICSLNEGVERLVLSCDMEITPEGKRVGYKIYPSVMRSHGRMTYNKVNQTLKGDMDGLEDKYVKLRPMLEDMADLHTALYKQRHKRGAIDFEEPEAKIVVDDQGKPTDIVLHERGTAEKMIESFMLMANETVAEDFYKKQVPFLYRVHETPDAERIKTFFEFCSAFGLNVHADPNDIKPLDLQKVVSKTTGTPEEAVVQMMMLRSLKQARYSEDALGHFGLAAEYYTHFTSPIRRYSDLMVHRMIHAYQEKGMSEETQKHFESYLPDVAEQTSTQERRSIDTEREVNDLKMTEYMADQVGQHFDAVVASVTSFGMFIQLPNTVEGLIHISNLTDDFYSFNEKSMTLTGRGTHKQYKVGMPIKVTLINANVEQHQLDFEVYDPNAPKKKHNDRGMNNRKRGNRGFHNDHGHRGGGNYNSRGNRRGHEHVTSKNRKGHRSFKH; encoded by the coding sequence ATGGCACAAAACGAAAAAATTTTGGCCGGTGTTTTAGAAATTTTTCGCCATAATCCACAAAAACAATATCGTGTAGATCAAATTGAACGTGAAGCACGTCGTGAAAGATTAGGTAATTTCACAGAATTGATTAAAGCTCTTTCTTTTTTAGAGCATGAAAAAAAGATTATTACTGATGGAAAAGGACAATATCAATTAGCAAAAGAAAACACTATCGTTGAAGGAATTTTTAAGGCTAATGATAAAGGGTTCGGCTTTGTTAAATTAGATGATGAAGAAGCAGATGATGTTTTTGTAGCAGCTGATTATACAAAGTATGCTATTGATGGTGACCGCGTAAAAGTCAAGATTACTGCGGGCGGTAATCCATGGAATGGAAAAGGACCAGAAGGCCAAGTTGAAGAAATTCTAGAACGTGGAATTGATAGTTTAGTCGGAGAATTCCATCCATTAACTGATGAACAGAAAAAAGTTAGTCATTTCATTGGTTATGCATTGAGTAACAACAAAAAATTACATAAATATCGTGTATACCTTTCAGAAAATGGTTTGATCCCTCAAATGGGCGATATGGTTAAGGTATCAATTAAGGATTATCCAGAAGAAGATTATCCTGAATCAATGACCGGTGCAGTTATTAATATCATTGGTAATAAGAATGATCCTGGCGTAGATATTATGTCTATTGTTTCAGCTCATGATGTTAGAACTGAATGGCCAGAAGATGCTATGAAACAAGCTAATGCAATTCCTGACCATGTTACTGAAGGTGATAAAAAAGGTCGAGTAGATATTACGGATCAACCAGCAGTTACTATTGATGGGGATGATTCTAAAGACTTTGATGACGCAGTGGTTGTATGGAAATTGCCTAATGGTAACTATCATTTAGGTGTTCATATTGCGGATGTTTCTCATTATGTAACAGAAAATACACCTTTGAATGATGAGGCTTTTGCACGTGGAAATAGTACATACTTAGTAGATCGCGTTATTCCAATGCTCCCATTCAGACTTTCAAATGGTATTTGTTCATTAAATGAGGGAGTAGAACGTCTTGTTTTATCTTGTGATATGGAAATTACCCCAGAAGGTAAAAGAGTAGGCTACAAGATTTATCCATCTGTTATGCGCTCACATGGCCGTATGACATATAATAAAGTTAACCAAACACTTAAGGGTGATATGGATGGCTTAGAAGATAAATATGTAAAATTGCGACCAATGCTTGAAGATATGGCAGATTTACATACTGCTTTGTATAAACAACGCCATAAGCGTGGTGCAATTGACTTTGAAGAGCCAGAAGCAAAGATAGTTGTTGATGATCAAGGCAAACCAACAGATATTGTGTTGCATGAACGCGGTACTGCTGAAAAGATGATTGAATCATTCATGTTAATGGCTAATGAGACGGTAGCAGAAGATTTCTATAAGAAGCAGGTTCCATTTTTATACCGTGTTCACGAAACGCCTGATGCTGAAAGAATTAAGACTTTCTTTGAATTTTGTAGTGCGTTTGGTTTGAATGTTCATGCAGATCCCAATGATATTAAGCCACTTGATTTGCAAAAAGTAGTCTCTAAGACAACTGGTACTCCAGAAGAAGCCGTTGTCCAAATGATGATGCTTCGTAGTTTAAAGCAAGCTCGTTATTCAGAAGATGCATTGGGCCACTTTGGTTTGGCAGCAGAGTATTATACTCACTTTACCTCCCCAATTAGACGTTACTCAGATTTAATGGTTCACAGAATGATTCATGCATATCAAGAAAAAGGGATGAGTGAAGAAACTCAAAAGCACTTTGAAAGTTACTTACCAGATGTTGCAGAGCAAACCTCAACTCAAGAAAGACGTTCAATTGATACGGAACGTGAAGTAAATGATTTGAAGATGACTGAATATATGGCAGATCAAGTGGGTCAACATTTTGATGCTGTTGTTGCTTCAGTCACTAGTTTTGGTATGTTCATTCAATTGCCAAATACTGTTGAAGGTTTAATTCATATTTCTAATTTAACTGACGATTTCTATAGTTTTAATGAGAAATCAATGACTTTAACGGGTCGGGGAACTCATAAACAATACAAGGTAGGGATGCCAATTAAGGTTACCCTAATTAATGCTAATGTTGAACAGCATCAACTTGATTTCGAAGTTTATGATCCGAATGCTCCTAAGAAAAAGCATAATGATCGTGGAATGAATAATCGTAAACGAGGTAATCGAGGATTTCATAATGATCATGGTCACCGTGGTGGTGGAAATTATAATAGCCGTGGCAATCGTCGTGGACATGAACATGTTACTAGTAAAAACAGAAAAGGTCATAGAAGTTTTAAACATTAG
- a CDS encoding (deoxy)nucleoside triphosphate pyrophosphohydrolase, protein MVKRIIKVAAVAIIDQDKNKVLAGKRDSDRLVGGMWEFPGGKIENGETPQEAAKRELEEEFHDEVQIGPQLGKTVSYEYDFGIVELTVFFAQMLTHNFDLVAHSKVEWLAADDVKSLNWAPADEPLVEDLAKTNFKDIKF, encoded by the coding sequence ATGGTAAAGAGAATTATTAAGGTTGCGGCAGTAGCTATCATAGATCAGGATAAAAATAAGGTTTTAGCTGGAAAACGTGATAGTGATCGTTTGGTAGGAGGAATGTGGGAATTTCCTGGTGGGAAAATAGAAAACGGGGAAACACCACAAGAAGCAGCTAAACGTGAGCTTGAAGAAGAGTTTCATGATGAAGTTCAGATCGGACCACAATTAGGAAAAACTGTAAGTTACGAATATGACTTTGGAATAGTTGAGTTGACGGTTTTCTTTGCCCAAATGTTAACTCATAATTTTGATCTTGTTGCTCATAGTAAAGTTGAATGGTTAGCAGCTGATGATGTTAAAAGTTTAAATTGGGCACCAGCTGATGAACCATTAGTTGAGGACTTAGCTAAAACAAACTTTAAGGACATAAAATTTTAA